The proteins below come from a single candidate division WOR-3 bacterium genomic window:
- a CDS encoding ACP S-malonyltransferase — protein EELKKTYITQPAVLVHSLAVWEILKRRNIKPCVVLGHSLGEYSALYCANVFSLQTVLRLVKRRSQLMYEEGLKKPGTMAAILGLADTVVEELCQKAASVVVPANYNAPGQLVISGTPEGVSEVCEEAKRRGAIKCVPLPVSGAFHSPLLEESATEFSQYLSSFEFSSPACPVIPNRTGEVTAELSQIKQALREQLINPVLWTKSILSAKNYGIELLVEVGPGRVLSGLVKRIDKDIPTINLGTVEEINNFIQSQLT, from the coding sequence GGAAGAACTAAAAAAGACCTATATTACGCAACCGGCTGTGCTGGTGCATTCGTTAGCGGTCTGGGAGATCTTAAAACGTCGCAACATAAAACCTTGTGTGGTGTTAGGTCATAGTTTAGGTGAATATAGTGCGCTTTATTGTGCGAATGTCTTCTCGTTACAGACCGTGCTCCGATTAGTCAAACGGCGTAGCCAGCTGATGTATGAAGAAGGACTTAAAAAACCGGGCACGATGGCTGCAATTCTGGGTTTAGCCGATACGGTAGTTGAAGAACTTTGCCAGAAGGCGGCGAGTGTTGTCGTGCCGGCTAACTATAATGCCCCAGGCCAGTTGGTGATCTCAGGCACCCCAGAGGGGGTAAGCGAGGTGTGCGAGGAGGCGAAAAGGCGCGGGGCCATAAAATGTGTGCCACTTCCGGTCTCGGGGGCATTCCACTCACCATTACTTGAAGAGTCGGCAACGGAGTTTAGCCAGTATCTCAGTAGCTTTGAGTTTTCTTCCCCAGCCTGCCCGGTAATTCCCAACCGCACCGGTGAAGTTACCGCCGAGTTAAGCCAAATAAAACAAGCCTTAAGGGAACAGCTAATAAATCCGGTGCTCTGGACGAAGTCAATCTTAAGTGCTAAAAACTATGGCATTGAGCTCTTAGTTGAAGTCGGTCCGGGCCGGGTGTTATCGGGTTTAGTCAAAAGAATTGATAAAGATATCCCCACGATTAATTTAGGTACCGTTGAGGAGATAAATAACTTTATACAAAGCCAATTAACCTAA